From a single Alkalihalophilus pseudofirmus genomic region:
- the hemE gene encoding uroporphyrinogen decarboxylase: MTQPTFNDTFLKACRGEAHDHVPVWYMRQAGRSQPEYRKIKEKYSLFEITHQPELCAYVTKLPVDQYNNDAAILYKDIMTPLPAIGVDVEIKSGIGPVIDNPIRSKGDVEKLGMINPEEDVPYVLDTIKLLREQLTVPLISFGGAPFTLASYMIEGGPSKNYNKTKAFMYAEPEAWHMLMDKLGDVTITYVKSQIAAGAQAIQIFDSWVGALNVADYRAFVKPVMTRIFTELRKENVPLIMFGVGASHLANEWNDLPLDVVGLDWRLSVNEARERGIQKTVQGNLDPAILLAPWNVIEERAKAILDQGMQSDNFIFNLGHGVFPEVNPDTLRRLTAFVHEYSAKHSR; the protein is encoded by the coding sequence ATGACTCAACCAACATTTAACGATACGTTTTTAAAAGCCTGTAGAGGAGAGGCGCACGACCATGTACCTGTATGGTATATGAGACAAGCAGGGCGCTCGCAGCCAGAGTACCGTAAAATTAAAGAAAAATATTCTCTTTTTGAAATTACTCATCAGCCAGAGTTATGTGCTTATGTTACTAAACTCCCAGTTGATCAATATAACAACGATGCGGCGATTTTATATAAAGACATTATGACTCCGCTTCCTGCAATCGGAGTAGATGTGGAAATTAAATCTGGCATTGGTCCGGTTATTGATAATCCGATTCGCTCAAAAGGCGACGTTGAAAAGTTAGGCATGATTAATCCAGAAGAGGATGTACCTTATGTACTTGATACGATTAAGCTTCTTCGTGAGCAATTAACCGTGCCGTTAATCAGTTTTGGAGGGGCGCCGTTTACGCTTGCGAGCTATATGATCGAAGGCGGTCCATCAAAGAATTACAATAAGACAAAAGCATTTATGTATGCAGAGCCCGAGGCTTGGCATATGTTAATGGACAAGCTTGGTGATGTCACAATCACGTATGTGAAATCACAAATTGCAGCGGGTGCACAAGCAATCCAGATTTTCGATTCATGGGTGGGAGCTCTAAATGTTGCTGACTACCGTGCATTCGTCAAACCTGTGATGACCCGTATTTTCACAGAACTAAGAAAAGAAAATGTTCCTTTAATTATGTTCGGTGTAGGTGCAAGCCACTTAGCAAATGAATGGAATGACCTGCCGCTAGATGTTGTAGGACTTGATTGGCGCTTATCTGTTAATGAAGCTCGTGAGCGCGGCATCCAAAAAACGGTTCAAGGAAATTTAGATCCAGCGATTCTTCTTGCTCCTTGGAATGTAATTGAAGAGCGTGCGAAAGCGATTCTTGACCAAGGTATGCAGTCTGATAACTTTATCTTTAACCTAG